The following DNA comes from Castanea sativa cultivar Marrone di Chiusa Pesio chromosome 10, ASM4071231v1.
CTCTGATATCATTGGTTGACCATTGAGACTTTCATAGAAATAGGCAATTGAGcagaaaaaagtaataaataaaggctatattcctatatatatatgattctaAACCACTCTTTCTCCCGGATATGAAAAGTGAACAAAAGCAAGTCATTTGTGTCCAAATTGGAGtaaattatctaattaattGGAAACTAAACATCTTCATAACTCTATTCATGCTGACTTCAAGAGATGCCCACAGGTAGTTTCACTAATTCTAATATTTAACTTTTCAGCAAAGGAAAACTAACCTTTAAACGACGCTGATCTTGTACAACTTGTTTTGCACGAGCCCTAATTTCATCTGGATCAATCTTAGATTGTGGGCGAACCACAAAATCTAAAGGAGTTGCTTCTGGCCTTGTAGCATGCAACCTGGAAGATGATTGGCTAGACTTGCGTTCCCTGCAGTGTAATAAAACTTAACATCTAATATGATATGGCATTGGAAAACTGtgcacaaatataaataaattaagcgCATAGGAGCAAACATATGTCTGTCATTGCATCATACCGTGAAAATTCATCCAAACCAAGATCACCGTCTCTAGATTCCATTCCAGCAGCCTTATTAGCCGGCCTAccaaaattagaataaaaattaaacataagtatatataaatttgcTTGTAAAAGCAAAAATTTGGAGAGACATGCAGAAGAGTTCACAAACAGTACTTCTTCACAGGTGGCCTTCGGTATGGAACCCTCTCATCATCAACATTTCTCATCTCCTCAAACCTTGTACTCTTATTAAATATTGGTCGACTCTGCACTCAAAGTGATGAAAAGAAATATTCAATATTAATGAATATATAAAACCCATTAACAAATCTACATGGGTcgttaaagaaagaaaagaaagagactactcactacatttaaaaaaaatatggaaaatatgTGGAATCAGTTGTTAGCAACCTCATTCGTTCCATATATGAGCGGTCCCATGCAGGGAAGTTTGGCAATTCTCTTGTATTGTTTATAGAGTCCTTGCATAACTTTTTCTAGTTGTAATTGTTTAGagacttctttgttttttttttttttttttttttttaatttttaattcgtggtctctttttaaaaaaaaccattctcacttacaacacacacacaaaaaaaaaaatctataaaagtATAACAAAAATGCAACCACCGACCAAAAACATAAGAATCAGAAATTTGCAATAGAAATAGGAACCCTtgtaaaaaacaattaattgacTAAAAATTAAGGAATTGAAAGAGGTGGAGGAAGAcataaaataacattagtagatTAAAACATGTATATACTTAGGAGTTGAAACATGTATCACATTACCCATTTATCAACCAAATCCTTAGCAAGTTTTCTGTTGGATGTGGTTTCCTCATCAGATTTTGATAAAAACATAATGACCTGCCCAAAAATATAGTCAATCAGTCAAAGTTATTCCTTCCATATCCGAGCTGCAAAAGTTATGGACTGATTCTTCCAAGGTCATTCCTACCTTTCCAAGACCACTCTTCTTCAGTTGTTCTCTTCTATCATACTGCTCTAGATCAATAGGAAACTGCATAACAGAAGCAACATATCAGAGGCTACATATAGTCTGTCAATGATTATTACTACTACATGTTATAGACCAAAAAATGCTGGGAACTCTTGACTTTACATCAGTCAAAATCTTCAGGATTGCAGCACGAATGTTAATGTTTGGTAAGCTTCCATCAGGAAGAGGTTCAAGCCAATTCTTTAATAAAGTTAGCACTCCATGATCTAAAAATTCTTGTTGAAGCTGCTTCCTGAACCAAGATTGGTTGACACAGAACATAAGAACCTAAAAGATACGAATTACTGATGCTATTAATAGAGAAGAATTCCCAAAAAGACTGATAGCAGACTGTTTACTTTGAAAGGACCTCAGTCAGAAGAggcagtttttttaatttattaacagCAGGCTTCGCCTGTCTATTAAGGTCTGCATCCTCTTCTGCTGTGACCTCAAGCTCAGCCATGACATTCTCAACTAGCAACGCAATTTCCGCAGGGcttctctcattcttctttcttttcttccccATCTTAAAGAGCTCCTtaatttcatcatcttcttcaccCTCCTCTGCCTAGAAGCATCCAATGATggatcaaaaaaataaaaatcaagataCCAACCAGGCAGAAATCAAGCAATCAATAGGAATGAGTTGATAAGCAGATTACTCAGTCAACAACATAGAAAAATACGATATCAGGCTACAAACCACTAGCACaacagaaaaaaataaaataaaatagaaaacctCAAACTTCAAAAATTTGAATCAACTACAATCAGCATGTACTTTATGCTATTCTAGGAAGAGcttattaaatgaaaaaaacaacataaacaacaaaaagAGATGCACAGCAGCATTACAACATCAGTACTTCACCTGAaatgtataaatatataaataaatgaaaaattgacCTGAGGAGCTTCACCAGGAGAACGCGGCTCATTACCACTTCCATACCCATCGGCGGGTTCCACACCAGTGTCATCTATGAAGTTGTCATCATCCACAGTCCTGGAACCCTCTTGATCATCCTAATCCATTGAAGAGTgggaaataattaaaaatgtttACTAGGATACTAAAAGCATAGATAACATACAGAACAAATGGATTTGTGGTAAACTATGATGAATTAATCTTCAAGGTcccaagatttttttaaaaaaaaaaacactaaaatcaGAATATTAATTCCCAAAGCAAATAAACGAAAGGTATAGCCCTTCATAATCTATTTATTGTACACACACCACACACAAAATACATctgaatgcaaaaaaaaatgatagagtTCTGTATGAAcaatataaaaacttgaaagaaaTCGGCAATGAACTAGAAAAATATAATGCTGGAATGTAGAACATATCACAACTGGCTCTGAGCATTATCAATTACCCAAATTCCAGCCATCTTAATCACAAAACTCCATGGAAACAAAAACATCAAAGCACAGGCTTTGAACTCTGAAATAGATTTAAGCGTCCCAaatcaaaaccataaacaaaGAATTCACAACTAATTCCAACTTCACCTAAAACTAGTTTTTATCATTTGTTCTTTGATAGGTGTCATAGATGATGATGACAACAGTATAAACCAagtacaaaaaatcaaaaaccctagaATAATACCTCAGAATCGCCACCAGCAATAGTGTCCCACATCTCTTTGACCTCACCATCATGATCCTTGCCAGACTTACCAGCAGAAAAGCCTCTCTTCGAGTCACCGCCACCCTTTCCCTTTcccgaagaagaagaagaagaagaaaaccctCTCTTCTCTCCTCCTTTACTGTgcctcttttccttctttccactactttcctttcccttcttcctcttcctctcaaAATCATCGTCCTCCTCCTCCCCAAccagattcctcaaccctaaacCGTCGTCTTCGTCTTCGTCCTCGTCGATCAAACTCGGAGCCACGATCTCCTTCGCCGAGTCTCCACTCTTCTTCACCAGCCGCTTCCGCGGCTTCCCGGTCTTCAACGACGCCTCGTCGTACACCGGCGTCTCCGATCGCTCTCTCTGTTGCCAGTTCTCCTCATCGTCGTCATCAAAAGGACCCTGCCCCCGCGGCTCCGGAGATTGCTCCCGATCTGACTGTACGTCGTCGAAGTCCATCAATGGCTCTCCATCCTCGTCACGAAACctgaaaaaaatttccaaatttaattttcaattaatcgaagtaaaaaaaaaaaaaaaaaccctaattttgagaGGAAGAGAGCAAGAAATACATACGGATCGTCTTGGAAACCCATATTTGGGGGTAATGAATTAGAGAGATTTCAGTGCCAATAGAAAAATTTCTCTGAGAGATTTTTATGAATCCTCTACAAGTCAATcgaaacaacaacaaagaaaatttctttaGCGTGCGAGAGATAAAGATAAGGACAATAATGGAGTTTGAATTTGAGCAGAGAGAGAAGCATAGGAAAGACAAGTAGGTGGAGCTGTGGTCTTATACGGTGCGGATTTGTATAGCATTAAGGGTCGGTTCAGGtattatctttttattgtatttgtatGGTCAAGGATAGGATAAACAACAATTTATCgtgtttaaataacattatacggtacatattttttcattcatatgtATTTTCATAAAACAACAATATTATTAGAAATTTCTTGTCAAACGGGCATTATATGAGTTTCATAGTTGAATTCATTTATTCGAGtacagaaaattttgagttttgagtaaTAATGAGTTTCACTATTATTTGTACATTCATAGTAGTATTTAAGTTTGGCAAGTGGCAGCAGCCATATGCATATGAGCTCCCTTtttatccattaaaaaaaatggggaaTATCGTCAGCGCCCCCGTGGTGAGCTTAATATCTAGCTCATTGGATATTGAGCTCTAAAAAGTGATTGAGGTAAGTTATGGAAGTTTAACCGATCTTAACTTAGTTaggtaaaatatcaatttttgaaCCACAAGTAGGCAAAGTGGGATTAAACCATACTACATGTAGGTAACCTGttattatccaaaaaaagaaaatgataaattccTCAAAGTTTCCTTTAGATTTAGAGGAATAACACTCCACAGTCCACTCTCATCCTTTAaacttaaagaaataaatatattaatcatTTCTTTAATAACggtaacaaaatatttcaaattttaaaattctcagCCAAACTTGACCACTGTTTGGTGACAATAACATAcacccaaaaatttaaaataaatcccTTTCACTAACCAATGATTAGGGTTTCGCCGAGGGGATATTTTCAAATCTTTGAATATTCTTATTATTGTATTAACAAAATGAATAATGTGTTGATTTCTTCATATCTCAATGAAGTCGAGTGTCACTTCCCTTAAGATTTAAGGTAGAGTGTTatcctctcaaatctcaaagaAAATTTGTCTAACTTACCcccaaaatatatatcattgtCATTAGAATTGTTGGATAACAAGAAAGGGAAATTCATTGTGGAAAATATATTTGCACTTAAAACCTTTTTGTTTAAGATGCAttcatccaaataaacaaaataataagttatataaactaaaacaaaacatcaatatcatattcaaaatttaaaattttcaaatcttattATCAAAATTCTGAGTTAGatattattatcaaatttaaCTTTAGAATTTTAAAACAGTAAGTCTAGAATTCAAAATGGTCTGAAGAATAATAAGTGAGTTTCTCACAAACTGGGAGTAGAGTTTTGCCCGAGAATGGATAGAGTGCAGAGTGCAGAGTGCTACTATGGTCACACCTAAATAGGGAAGTCACACTGGTCACCTCTCCTCTACTCATTTTTTGTTTACCAAATAAAGAcaggaaaaaaagaagtctagaaTGCAAAATTTCACCACGtgtttttttttgacaaatagtCTAACATGActcaatatgaaaataatattattctaattaataatgataagtccataacttaccacttaaaaaGTTTGTGCCAAAAAACTTGGGATCGTACTgttacttttcttttaaaaaaataaatgagttaATGTTTcttgtctttaaaaaaaaaataaagttaaaattgcAGGATAAAGAAGaaacatgactttttttttctctctctcagtaAAAGAAGGGAAAATTTAATGGATGCCTACTTTCCTAATAAATGTTATGCAATCACAtgtttagcttctttttttttatcccactttctaaaataaattgttcACATGTCCATGTATACACAAAAGGTCACCCTATGATAGATAATATATATGTCACGCATCCTCATGTTATTTTAGGATAGATTGTGCATGTCATTCTAGGATagattttacttttgtttcaTGTCATTGCACgcataatatattttctttaaaactaaatGCCAAATATTCAATTGTCATTTAAATGGtgagatttaaaaattaaatttgaaatgagATACTATCTTTTTGGATAGGCGTTGTGGGATGTCTAACACCTTCTCCACATgtaatcaaatttctaaatctttgattttttggttctaactctattttctttttaagattagGAGCCTGTTTTTTGTTTGGAGACCGTGACCCCAGTCCAACTTGTCAAATGGTTTGACATAACCCAACAAATAGGTGGAGTTGTGTTATTTTCTCTTCAGGGTGAAGGTtctattgaaaaattaaaaaatgaggaccaaaatgaaaatatggtaaaaatatagggacaaaaaaaaaaaacaaagcattttcactataactttttattggattaattatatgttctctatatttttaacatgcataccaagtttctcaacaatcacatgttatttactattcaatctagaagctcatcttttatgcataattttatatacaaaaaattgaaatttaaacatttaatcgatgtcatatttattaatttcatattatcttaaaattttgattataaCAGTTGATTTGTTAACattcatatctaataaaaaaatattgagtagtgTAACATAACTTAGAGTTATAATATATAAAGGAGTTGTCCCCAAATCACACTCCATGGGTCGTAGACCATAACCCCATTAAATAGTAGAATTGTTAGAGGAAATGGACCCATATCGTATCCAATGGCAAAAAGATCTTAGGCCCAATAAATAAACTAAAGGCTAACTACAAAAGTTGCTCGCATCCCCGAATTGATGCAAGATAATATATGACCCTCAGACAAAGAAACCCTAGGAGCTTAATGCCAACGAAGTAGTTGACAACGAACACAACCCCATAAGGACCGTTCGAGGTTCCTAGTTAAATAACCTTTAAAACAAGTAAcagtcacctccacattaattaGATGTTCCTACCTAACACAATCGCATTTATTACTAAATGATTGGCCTAAACAATGTTTCATACCCCCAAAAATCCATTTTCATCGTCAAAAGAATGGAGGAGAcacttgatgggacaagtatctctTGGCCCACGTTGTGACAGCCCACTACTCATAAGAGGGCTTAGGGttatatatagagagaaaagGCACACATAGAAGGGGGCAGAAAAacttagagagagaaaagagtttAGAGAAACACTTTGTATTTGCCTTTGGATGGATGTATCCTTGGCAAGATTAATTCCGAGCTGTTTATCAATAATAAGTTTGTACCATTTAATTTCTATTCTTGTTCTAACCTCCCATTGTggattaaacattttctacTCATTACAAATTAGTTGTGATGATCAAATTCTGCTTAGCGGTTCATTTTGTTAGTTAGTTTTTGacccacaaaatatatatatatatatatatatatatattttttttttttctaagtaataaaatttattgaaaaagaaacaagaaaagagaggagaaaactCATGTACACAAGGTGCATAGTTGTATAACAAAAGTTCTCCTAAAGAATTTCAtgataaaaagaattaaaaattgaaaagaaagagaatcaataaaatttacaaacaaACATCATTAAGACCATAGGACCAAGAGTGCAAGAGCATTCAGACAAGGATCTCACAATCAATGACTCCCAACACCATAACTGGTTACTGCACAACGTTAAATGTATGATTGATCCTCTCGCTCCATATTGCCCACACTAGAATAACGGGGCTATAATCCAAACAAAAATACCTATGATGTTTATACGTAGAGGATGTACACACAACCTTCTTAGGCATCATCCAACGTACCCCAATGAGCCCAAACATATGGTAAGAACAAATGATAATGACTACAAGTCTCAGGCTACTCCACAATGATAACAAATGTTCCATTGCTCCACTACTTTATTTgcacatgcaacaccaatcTACCAAAACAACTCTTTTAACAAGGGTTCACCTGTCAAAAAATTTCCCTATGTTTCTGTCTAGATAAAGTAAGCGTTTGGGAAGTGCGTTTTGCGCTTCTCATGTCtgtgcatgttttttttttccagctgaGCCCGTCTTGCGCTGTTCATTGTCCATAAACAGTGTATTTAAGCATGTAAACAGTAAAATTTgagtgaacagtaattttttttattgttttcagttctcaacaaaataagcggtatccaaacagaacaaaaaaacaacaatctTTGGAGTCTTTGAGCACCTAATACTTTTCCATGGAAAGCTGTTACCATTGGAATCTCTTAGATCCCCCTCAAAGAGCTATTACCATGAAACAGGTTTTAATGAAACCTGTTGGAAGAAGATCCAGAATGACCATAATAAGAATAGAGTATTAAAATAACGAATGAGTTTGcatcaaaacaaaacagatATTCTTGACTTCTTGTTTGATGCTAagactcttcttttcttttcctctttcttcttcttcccttattttttaattttttaaattaagaacatttttcatcattaactaatataataaaagaaagtgcttttgtaataaatataaataaaagtccTTTAAGTTCTAAACACTTTCCTTTAATTTGATCTTCCATCCTTTCTAATACCACACTAAAGCCACAACACTACGAAAGACCTTAGTCCCAAAACTTCAAAATACactttttttctataattattATACCAATTggtataaaaacaaaatagatattCTTGCTTGATGCTAAgactcttcttttctttaagAACATTTCTCATCATTGCAATACAGATgtgataaaaagaaattttttttataataacgTACACAAAAGGTCACTGAAGTTCTAAAAACATTCTTTTACATTGGATCTTCCATAAAGCCACAATAAAGGGAAAGACACATAAATAACAACAAGAAAAGACCTtggccccaaaattttgaaatacactttttttttaatataccaattggtatcaaaacaaaatagacATTCTTGTTTGATGCTAAGACTATTTTTTCtcccttgtattttttttttaattaaaagcatTTCTCATTATTGCAAtacaattattgtaaaaaagatGTTTCTGTAATAATATATTCAAAAGTCCttgaagttcaaaaaaaaaaaaaaaatccttgacACTGTTTCTTTCATACTTTCTAATACCAAACTAATGCCACAACACAGAGAAAGACACAGAAACAACAACGACGCCAAGGCCTAAGTCCCAAATATTTGACTTAGCAATAGATCCTCAACACACTAAACTGGGTCACTGCATATTTTCTGGAATGGGTCGTACTAGAGTCACATGagtcttattttatgttttgagtcctttttctattttggtttaaAAGTTCTTAATTACTTCTCTTCATAATTAGGAGTCTCAGTCTTTCTAGGTAAAGGTTATTTAGCAATCCTATTCCTTCTAGAAGTAGTATTGGCAAATAGCCTATACATGAGTATTTTATGTATTCAATAATAGACAGATGGAGAGATTAACTATAATAAAATTCCAGCAGCTTAAGAGTATAATTGCCTTCTCCTACCTAAGAATGATTTTGTTTAGGAAACCTAGATGTTATTTCTAGGGTTTATCTTGCTTTGTTTCTTGTTCCATTcatggttttaacttttaacatcTAAAGGTTATGAAGCTCATTCACTAATCActacccaaattttttttattacttaactAGGCTTAAACCCTTAAACACCAACCCTAATCAAGAACCCTAATTTAGTGCTGAATTCCTAAAGATTCTACATCAAAATTGGCTTCTATCTTACATCACACGTGTGGCATGAAAATTCAACAAGCACATACCTGTTATTATGCACATACCTGTTATTatgcacaaataaatttttgaaaaaaaatgtttatcaCATGataaactaagaaaataaatactTAAAAGGGAGTACAAAATAAATAGCAGGCAATCCATAGCATCATTCTTATAGTGTTGATTATGCAAGCAGCATTTAAACACAAGCAGGTTTATGACAACTCCAACACTCCCCCCAAAATACACACTAGAAAAATGCTACCATGCAACTAGTTAACCCAGTTATGTACAAGTTGCATATAAATTTCAGACTCACTACAGGCTTTTCAAGCATAGCAACTAGACATATCAGAGATGAAGTTGTGCAGAACCAATCACTGAGGAGACCTCGATATTAGGAAATTATAAATGCAATATATAAGATACAACAACTAATTAGTAGTCCTTTTTCTTGGAGACCATTGACAAAAGCATAGAATTATTAGAATAGGGAAACTTGCTCCTCCTCTCCCCCaggaaagcaaaacaaaacaaattaaaaaaggtATAACCAACTAGTCCAAAATCATTAAACAACCTAATTTTAATCAATCTGCAGGGTTAAAACACTTTATTTAAAGATTTTTAGTATACAATTGGAAGGACTCGATAAAAAATAGGTCAGgaatacttattaaaaataaataaataggacAGGAATGGTTGCAATTTTGACAAATGCAGTTTCTAGCTCACATTATGTAAACAATAGCGTCCACTTATTTTACAATACTGTTATGATGATCACGAGACTAAATTATAGAAGCTTATCAGACAATTCTGCGCAATTTTTCTCActtatgtttgttttcttcCTCAATTAATAGAATTTGTTAGTGTGCTTTTCTATTGACTGAAATTTAGGGCTCGAAGTGACCTCTTTATACCAATTTTAACAATCTTATACAGTTTGAAGTGTTCAGAATAGCATGAATAACTAGTAGCATTAACAGTAAGCATATGCAATGCAGGGTGAAGGTGCAAGTGCCCCATTACCTGATATGCACTCAAGAACACAACCCATCAGATCATCCCCACACATCAATGTTAATAAACAAAGATTGTAATTTGTGGAGAACTTAAACTATCTGAAGCACATTGACCTCATGATTCTGTTTATGTAGGATATTAAAGACAAGATAATGTAGTTATAAACTGACTGCATTATGTTAAGGTGAAGTACCCTCATTTGCTACAGACGTCACAAAGGGTGACTGAGAATAGTCATTAGCTCATAAGGGTGCTTGATGTACATTAAACATACTTCAACCCCTAATTGATGAAAAGCTATATACAGAGCACTCATTACCAGAATTACCTCCGCCAATCAATACTAAGCAAATCTGAAGGAAGTGAAGCAGGATCAAGTTCCCAACAATCTTTCAAAAGCTCTGGAGCCTCATTCCCAGAAAGCTTCCTTGCAGGAATCTGATGTGAAAACAACCGAACGTCATCTCCTTCAAGACATCTAATAGCATGAGAACCAATCTCCCTTCTCTTAAACACCGTCTTGAACCCATCAACCTTCTCAAGATATGCCATGCTTAAACCATGAATCTCACTGAAACTCGTCAAAAACACAACTATGTCATAGCACCGCTTATCTTTAGCAGAGAGGTTTCTTCCTTCTGCATCAACAGCAGCATCGTTATAAAGTGCCCACACTGAGCCCTTCCTTGGATAAATTCTATAAACCTCCCTTGCTGCTCGCTCACAATCCACAATATGAGAAAAGACATTCACTGAGTTAACGGAAGTCTTCCTAGAAACCTTAAATCTTCCACAAGAAATATGAAATCCCATTTTCTCCCAAATTATAAGCCCCTCATCCCCATTactttgaaaatccaaccaacTCATCTTCACCTCAAAAGGATTGACCGAAACAACTTCATCTATCAAACCATAATGCCTTGGCattccatcatcatcatcatagaTAGCCCACACTTGCCCTCTCTTAAAACTTTTCTCTACTCTATCTTTATCAAAATCATAATAGTCTGAATCCTCCACTGACATAATCTCCAAATCCCCACTTCTAGACTCCTTGCGCCTATCAATGTCCAAGCCCATGCCCTTCTTATTGCGCCTCTCAGTTTCTAAATCCCCACTTTTAGAATCCCTACTCTTCTTCAAATCTCCATGCCTCTCCTTCTCcttcctcttttctctttcattcttCTCCTTTTCCTTTGACTTCAATTTCATCCTCTCTTGATGCGCCCTTTGCTTTGCTTCCAACTGCATCTCCGCCAATGTCATCATCTCCTCCCCAGTTTTCGCCCTCTTCGGCATTGACCTCT
Coding sequences within:
- the LOC142612544 gene encoding uncharacterized protein LOC142612544 — encoded protein: MGGCEEEEEAVRLKGIAETKYKKSKLKSALKYAKRALRLAPNLDGLSEMVTSFKILRSPDSDWYTILQVEPFAHINTIKKQYKKLALLLHPDKNPYAGSEEAFKLVGDAFRFLSDKIRRKEYDMKLRIRIQDDNVNANVNAGPALDTFWTACSTCRLLHKFEKKYLGHSLVCPSCRKSFLAVQVETNDGDGDGDDAVAVEESTRVRSERLRKRFEQLGSNQKMGSGENLTSVCGGVKGKMGSGVKLGSVNVKGRLHGGGGGGVTSGELEGEVDEDGDDGGIWSGGRLRRNSGLKKRMRTVGDVLERSMPKRAKTGEEMMTLAEMQLEAKQRAHQERMKLKSKEKEKNEREKRKEKERHGDLKKSRDSKSGDLETERRNKKGMGLDIDRRKESRSGDLEIMSVEDSDYYDFDKDRVEKSFKRGQVWAIYDDDDGMPRHYGLIDEVVSVNPFEVKMSWLDFQSNGDEGLIIWEKMGFHISCGRFKVSRKTSVNSVNVFSHIVDCERAAREVYRIYPRKGSVWALYNDAAVDAEGRNLSAKDKRCYDIVVFLTSFSEIHGLSMAYLEKVDGFKTVFKRREIGSHAIRCLEGDDVRLFSHQIPARKLSGNEAPELLKDCWELDPASLPSDLLSIDWRR
- the LOC142613079 gene encoding protein IWS1 homolog 1, whose product is MGFQDDPFRDEDGEPLMDFDDVQSDREQSPEPRGQGPFDDDDEENWQQRERSETPVYDEASLKTGKPRKRLVKKSGDSAKEIVAPSLIDEDEDEDDGLGLRNLVGEEEDDDFERKRKKGKESSGKKEKRHSKGGEKRGFSSSSSSSGKGKGGGDSKRGFSAGKSGKDHDGEVKEMWDTIAGGDSEDDQEGSRTVDDDNFIDDTGVEPADGYGSGNEPRSPGEAPQAEEGEEDDEIKELFKMGKKRKKNERSPAEIALLVENVMAELEVTAEEDADLNRQAKPAVNKLKKLPLLTEVLSKKQLQQEFLDHGVLTLLKNWLEPLPDGSLPNINIRAAILKILTDFPIDLEQYDRREQLKKSGLGKVIMFLSKSDEETTSNRKLAKDLVDKWSRPIFNKSTRFEEMRNVDDERVPYRRPPVKKPANKAAGMESRDGDLGLDEFSRERKSSQSSSRLHATRPEATPLDFVVRPQSKIDPDEIRARAKQVVQDQRRLKMNKKLQQLKAPKKKQLQATKLSVEGRGMVKYL